GTTACATTACTCGATTGGTGGATCTTCAGCGTCAAGGAACTGCTTATAGGCTGCGAGTAATTTCGGCGCGAAACAAAAGGGCGGGAAAAATACAAGCACGCGCGCTCCCCTCGAGTCGAGCGAGTGTCCTCCGAGCCTCGCGTGTACTTTTCCcgctctttttgtttctcgTCGAAACCAGACCGCTCGCAGCCTAACAACGTATTTGAGCAGggaatagggagcttaagcacgcacgtttttgagacgcggacggcaacctgaagtgagctgttttcccttttaacCTGTTTTCACACAACCACATTTACATTGCTAAGTATCTTTTCTCCATCAGAGATGATTAGTACTAAAGTCTGGGAGACACCACTGTCCTGACATGTGAAATGTtctcttccggttgccgtccgcgtctcaaaaacgcgcgtgcttaagctccctaatgactTAGAGCAACCCCAGAACGAAACCTGAACTCGGAGGCTTCGAAAAACAAGTCGGGAATCGTAACTACTCTGTCAGCCAAGGTTGACTTCAACATCAACTATGATGGACGCTTTGTTTTTAAcaggagagagaaaaaagcaGATAAGCTTTCTTACTTCCCTCGTCGTAGTCACACAAAGGAATGAGCGGTGTACCGACTGGAGGAGCACCGAAGTAACAGAGTGACACATCGAAAAGAGCACACCCCGTGCGGATGGGGGTGAGTTGAGGTGATGTGCATCCCCCTCCCCTCGTGTTCACTTTGTTTACCGTCACTACAGACTGTACTACCGCCTcccacccacccacccccaaatggttttctttgagAATTACTAGGATATCTACTCGATTTAAGAATTGATACACACACATCGCTCAAAATGGAACGATTTGGGATCAACAAAAACTGCATAGTGGGTGTGTTCTTTTTACTTCCCTGCATCGTTATTTGCCAATATCCCGGCTAATTTAGTACACCAAGTTAGCTTAGTCAGAGTAGGTTAGAAAATATGATTTTAGCTTATTGTCAGATTTCATGTCATGACAGAAATAACATTAACTTCGCAGTTTAGAGTGGttcgatgaaaaaaaaagactatttTGTTTACCAGTTATAATTTATCCAACAAGTTTCTCTCTCAATCCAATCACAGAACAGactgaaaaaatcaaaatactgggttttatttgttaaaacCTGGACACAAATATGCGTACAAGGAAATCAAGAGTTTACTGATAcggaataattgcttttagTACAAAACTTTCCTACGATAAATAATGGAACACTTcacattgcttttttttctaaaagaTTTTGAAACAACTTTGTACACGTGCATTGGAGAAAGATCGTTAACTTAATATTTTAGCTTGAGGGTCTGCTTCATGAGCGCCTACTTCGGACTACTTCCAACTCTAAAACGAGAGAGAATCATCCACAAATTAGGCTTTTATAATTTAAAATCTCGTACTTAAAACATAACCGTGgttatttcattaaaaaactTGCTGataatgaataagaaatcACAACCGGGTTTACAGGTGTGATCCTAATTCGAATAAAATTTTAGTCTTCAAAGATTTTGCTGAAATTTTAATGCTTAAGGAGTCTGTGGGAACTTATTATCCAACGCTTTGTGAAAATGTTATTTCTTTATCTTATTGTTTCTTATTTCTAAACGTTTTAGCTTGCTTAACTCCGGATTGTGTCTGGTTTTTGGTTTAGAAGAGTGCTTTCGCAAGACAATTATTTGTCATCTGTTGGTGACTGATACTTCACAATTAACACATTTCGCAGGCTTAAAATATTGTGGAGGTAATCAGACAGTTCCCTTGACTTTTTTGTAAAAACACCTTTTGGGAACAAATTCGTGTGTTATGAGACAACGTGTAAACAATGATGTCAGCAAAGATTCAAGTTATGACAGTAGActcacgtgacgtcatcgcGGCCATATTGGTGAGCCAAAACTACACTCAATCTTTATGCAAATGATTCACTTGGATTCGTCAACTCAATATGATCGCCagtcacgtgagtgaaaatcATCTACAGCTATGAAAATGAACTCTACTTACGAGGACTCCAGCATCAGAGATTCCTTGAAGAAATGCCTAGAGGCTCTCTTGGGATCTAAATCCGGACCAGACGCAATGCCATCCTTAATATTTGAGCGGCTTGTTTTCCTTCGGAGCCTACTGAATCGCgactttttctcttcttttctacTTTCGTTGGTGTTGGTAGGGGAAATAGGATCTTCATCGGTCGAAGGGCTCAACGGGCTTAATTGCTCCAACGTCTTCTGATGCGCACTATTGTCATTTTTACTGTCCTTATCTTTTCGTCTACCACTCGTCACCTCCCTTCCGATATTTAACAGATCTGACAGAGACATGCTCTTTTTCCGAGAACCCAAGAACGACGAACTTGACGAGAGCGAACCGGAAGGTTTTTCCTTCTTGTGGGGATATTCCGTCAAGTCCAAACTCGAGGGGTAGTGAGATTTATCAGGCTTAACTGGAGATCGCGGAAACGTTTCTGAAGATCGTTTAGCTGCTCCCGTTTTGCTATTACGCTCGAGACTGGAAGAGGGCGTGGCATCGCCAGAATCGGCTATAATTGTCGAATCCCgaagtctttgcaaaattccaTTCAAATCTGAATCAGAGTTCCCGTGGCTTCTCCATAAGAAATCTGGTCGAGTCTTTCTCGTCATTACAGGTGAAGATCTCTTTGGTAAAGAAATCCGTTTGCGCGGTGGTTCCGGTTGCGTAATAGCGGATTCGATTCTGTGCTGCGCAATGAGTTGCGATTTAATGCGAGGAGTTTGCTTCTGTGCATCACTGGGTCTAACTCGCGGCTCAAACAAGTCTGAGATGCACTGAGGTGCATGTGATTCGGGTGCCGTTTCGACAAGATTTTCCGCACTGGATGCCTCTTCAGCTGACGCACCTTCATCAGCTGCATCAAAACAGAGTCCCAGTTCTTGCTCCATTCTTTGTTCTCCATCACTGTGTTCATGCTCGCTGTCCTCTATGACGGATGAAAATTGACCAGTCTCTTGTTCGGTTGAAGAATCTTGTTCAGAGGTAGAGAGTTGGTCCGTTGACTGAGATTCACTTTCTGGTTGTTGTTCTGCCTCGGGCAAAGTTGGATGATCACCAGAAATCTTTCTCGAGGGTATATCGGGATCGCCACCAGAGTCATTCAGCGACAAAGAGGACGACGAAGCAGACCCCTCTTCCTCCTCTGCTTTTCGCGTCAGGACAATCCCCTCTCTTAAACTCGACGCCTGTTCAGGCGTTGGTCCTTGTGGCGCTGAAGAAGACCGCGACAACGAACTAATGTCCACTACACGTGGCCGCTCCTTCTCAGGTGCAGACGGCGACCTCGCAATCTTGCCAAGAGATTCAGATCTTGCCTTGGCCATTGCTCCTATCTGTCGAGCTTTCTCTTCTTCTGAAGTCATGATATCTGCTTGCGACCTCCGCCTCGCATTGCCTCCTTTCTCCTCTGGTTCCACAtcttttgtcttgttttcaaaCGACTGCGTGCTACTGCCAGATGTTTGAACCGAGTCGGAGCGAAAGCGAGGATTCAACGTCATCATGGCCAGTCCCGATTCTTCATCGGATTCAGACTCAAGCGACATGTCGTCGATTATTGACGACGCTGACGATTTGCGCCGATATTTCCACGGAGATGCCGACGACTGGCCGCTCTCTGAACCCAAATATGTTGATGGGCTAACAAGATCGCTGTCGCTCATGGGCTGGACTGGCACCATGTGAGAGGAGCCTTGGCCGAGTCTAGCTACCATGTAAAGTTTCTGcgacaaaaaaagaaacagcttGATAAAACTCCATAGCGCACACCGTTGTTGTGACAAGATCTAAATCTTGTTAAAACTTGCCTTCACTGAAGGCAAGTTTTGAGTGCGTTTAGTGCGTTGAGTGATTTCCTTCGTAAATGCATACGCTATATTTACTCAAATGTAAGTTTTAGATTAGTAAGTAAGACAGAACTGCCCCGGTTTAAGGTTAaattagggaacttaagctGGCACGatggcaactgcaacgaaaacgtcacttgaaaataaacattagaGAAATGGTGACCGTTTTTGTAATTATtgctttattgttgacagagcacgctacAAATGAAATGGACTGGtggaagcgccgttgaagtacatatagagaataaaagatttactACCTTAAATAGATGGGCTAAGGCCCAATGAGAGACATCGAGACTTCTGGGTTAAGGAAATAACGTAACACTAGAAACgagagggttgtccaatactgtgacataatgagattcatgattctttgtgatagacatcacaaagtgtcccctatccctaatccttaacaaaataaaaacggttttgcaatgcatgaagaacgggacactttgtgatgtttaTTGTGAAGTACCGTGAATCTCaatatgtcacagtattgtaTGCAAATTTCGATGTTTTGGACGCGCGAAAATTGGGGCTCTATCATTCGTCCGAGAACAAACTTGAAgtcacaaagaaaaacaagttgTCCTTTCTAAAGGATTAACCAAACAGTAGCTGAGCTAAAATCGACTTATTGCATGCGACTGACTCTCTTAAAATGTACCTGTGCTTTTTTGATCGCGTCAATCCACTGCGTCTGATCAGTCACAGTTCCCTGAAGAGCAAACGCTTGTACTGCGATGTTATACTCATTCACGTAGATTAAAAGGAAAGTTCCTAGGTGTAAAAAATAGAGCAACAACAACATATGGGTGAAAATCCTTCCCAATTAAAAATAGAATGTTTATTGTCGCAAAATGCATTTAAAATGACGGCGAATCATGGACAGATGTGTCTTTTGTTCGATGGTTACTCGGAGAGGCTCGGGAGAATCCGAGTGCTTCCATAATTTGAGACGACCCATCATCCAATCACTAGCTCGAATGCTCAATCACTGAGCTTAGTGTAGGAGATTTTATGTGGCAAAATCATTCAACTGACTTGCTCTCACAATGTTGCTGCTATTGCAGCTGAGCCTACAgacaaagcttcttttgtttacaggcTCAGgctcatttcatttcatatttaatAACCCCAGAAGTCGTGAGACTATACAGGATGTTAAACCGCATGAGCCAGTTTTTAGATGGAGTAAACCGGAGTACCAGGCGAAAATCCTGGAAGTCAGGGTGAGATCAAATGAAAACTCCagccacatacaacatttgcaGTGGCGGTGGACGGCGTAATTGATGATCACTTCGCCAttctgacttcccaaggagtacagcataGGGTATTTTATgtagatggtcacccatccagatatcaaccccgtccaacagggcttaacttcggtgaacagacgggaaccggtgttttcccctTTGGTGCAAGTAAAAAAGCCGTATTGGGTCAGCACAACAGAAAATGACACATCAACTTCGTTCATGTGTCGCAACGCTGAAAACTGCCATAACAGCTATTGTCCCGATCCGATCGGGACAATGATCAACCGGtgccttttcttttataatctcTGGCTATTAAATCCTCTTTTGTCCTAGTACATACCTTGATCCTTTGACTGACTCAGAGAAAGTTTGTCAACTTGAAGAGGCTGTTGATCAAATAAACGGCAATGACATTTAATTTTAGAACATCAGATTTTGCGTTTGTGTCTTTCTGATTGGTCCACTTCATCTCGTTTGGTTGCCCATATGCCGTGTGACCTTATATGGAAACTGATCGCACCAGTCCCTTTGTAAAATTAGCGAGCTTTAGCAGGCAATGACAACGCCACGaataaagaatttgattggttgaatgcaaaaaataagcgtgctaaaataatttttgaacaTTCCAGTGCCGACctctaaaaaaacaacaacttgaaattacCACAGTTGCGGTAAAACCATACATCTTTAATTCTCCATATTTAATTCAGCGGTGTGCACACCAGTCCAGTTAAAGCGTACTTTGCCAACAACGTAGAATGTGAACAAGATGGAATAATAACagaatagagcagttttcaaatgactgtcgaaagtaattacgtgattgcgatcgctaagcttagtgattggctcaaaagactcgcgccagtttttcaaccaatgagaagcaaaacgaaagccaatcgcaccatgtacgcgtgatttttcccgcgctttgagcgagttacaaataattgctaggaattgtgattggttcatctcgctgtttgttcctgttgtgattggtcggagtaattgctttggttttggtttttcgactgtcatttgaaaaccgctctaacaaCCGCGCAGACGTTCATTTCCAAGCGATGTTTCCTTATCGTTGCCGTGATTATTGCTGAAGCTCCATATTGACAAAGAATTAGTCTCGACGCCTTGAAAATGCAACTACCAACTTACTGGTTTGATGACTTTAAACCTATCTCCCCTCTTGGCTTTTGTGATGAGGAGTAAATCAGTAAATAAGAACACGTAGACATCCATCTAAGATGAacgaaagaaacaaacaagatgTGAGTCAACAGCAACAAAGATCTCTTCATTGTACTTCACAGATTACAAACAGTTCTAGGAGAAAAGCTTTGCTAACTTCACTTTTTGTCTCATTAACTAAAGAATTTAGGCGTCTCGCTGTGCACTAAAAGTTAAAAGTACTTGTCAGACATAAACAGTTTCACCAGTTTTAAACCTCTCTGGGTGGTTTGATAATCTGCGAAAAATTAGCCATCAAAAACAGATGGGTGGCAAAAGTGATAATTAATTCAGAGACAGAGGATTACACAACACAATTTCAGTTCTTGGAGGGTTGAgtagtgaaaaaaaagtgtaagtCTTTTCATCCGAGAAATCAAATCACACACGGAATAAAAACAAGCCAGAGATAAGAACAACAGCTTCTTTTACCCTTCCGgctttttcaaccaatcgaAGTGGACCTTCATGTATGAGGCATCGATGCTCGTCAATGGTCAACCCAGGCATTGGATGCGTTAAGTCGAAGGTACTGTGAGCTTGGAGGATCTATTGTGAGGAGAAAACAataggaaatgaaaaatgttgatGTTATCTTGGACAAGAGTTCAAAAGCACTTTAGTTTAACCGAAACTCAAGCCACATATAACGAAAGCTCAGCGCGAAACATTGGTGACTGATGATCGCAATGTCAGCGTGAATCCCTAAGGAACCCACCTAAGGATTTTTCAAGACGGTCGCCCATTCAGTTATTAACTAGACCAAGAGGACTTAACTTTGGTGAAATGATAGGTTGTGGCGTTTTCCTTTGCGCAAAGCTATGTAAATAAAATGCATTCCCAACAATGTATTATTGATTAGTTTCTCAATGAACTAgagagattaaaaaaaaagtaagtgTTACCTTTTCCATCTCTTCATTGACGGCCTCTACGACATTGTAATTGTTCTGAATTTTGTCCGCTGTTGCTTGGAGTTTCTCTAACTCATGCCGTACTCTCATGGCCCCATTCACTTTGCTCACGAATGCTTCCACTCGGTCGCGCTTGTAAGTAAGAAGAGAGAAGGGGATTAGTTCATATTCTCAAAACGCTgccaattaattatttttgaaccGTATGTGAATCTTCTTTCATAGTTTCGTtagcatgaaaacaaaaaactaaaaagcCTGCTCGAAATTAAGGTTGGTACAACGATCAGcacagaaagaaaacaatttacttgcgccatttatgaaaaaggTTTATTACAGTACTATTAAGAATCGTTGGATTTTGGGTGATCTCTTGTCTGTGATCATTCACTTACTTTAGAAAAGGAATGTTGGCAGAATTTCAGTGGTGTTTCAGGCTGACTCTCCAGAAAATAAGAGTAATTTTTCACTGGCTGAGTGAAAcgaaataagtgaaaaatgtttttctcatgcaCCGCTGGGGCCTGGGTATAGGTCATGTGACCTATGTGGCGggcagttgtttttgttgcgtcCGCCATTACCGACTTTCCCGCCCACCCACccaaatatttgaagtttttatACAATACCAGTATCATGTCCTAGCCTTAACTTTTTCGTTATTTCCGGTCTTTAGTGTAATGCTACTTGTATTAGCTTTGAATTTGCAATAAAGGTCAGGCGGCGGTCCGCTTGACATGGCTACCAGCGGTGTGTGAGAAACTCCATTCTTATGCAAACATTTACAAGCCTCCTAGGTCCACGAAGTGAAAAGCGAAAATAATGCCAAGATGCAATACTCAATGGAATACCGTAGATCAGAAACTTATGTCCATATCTCAATCAAAAGTGAGGATGTCTCGTTTTGAGTAGAAAGCTTATGATTCATACAATCCTGATACAATTTAATGTCTGTTTTCAAAGATTCGGTTTGGCTTTGTTTCTTGACTCACCATTTTTTCCAGACGCTCCTTGACCTCACTGTCGTGCGTTTTGTTGTAAACAGCTTTGACAAGAAGCGGGTACTTGGTAACTCTTTGCATTGGCTTCACAAGAAAATCACTCAACTTGAGTCGGTCGGTGCAATAAGAATGATCTTCGCACCACTACAAggaacaaacaaaaccaaatttttgcacTAGTTGTCTTCCTTGGTTCACACTACCTTGTTTTCCATTCAAAGGCTTTAAAATTAAAGGTGGATGAATGCACGGCTTTGGTGCTGAGGAGCGATCTGGTGATTGGTTTATCCTTGCTACTCGTACAGAGGCAGGCGAGGGAGGGAGGTGTTGATGTTTTGATCAGGGTGGTGATTGCCCGCAAACACAGATATGTTTCCGAGTGTCGTTTCTCTCCgccgaaaaaaagaaaaaaaagaaaaaagacattCGCAAATACGTCCGTGTTCGCAGGCTAGAGTGGTGATGAATAAGGAAATGATCGAAATGGAATATTAAAGAACAGAACGAGACGACAAAAGAATCGAACTGGGATTAGGGagtcaaagcaaaagaaaaaaggactgCACTGGTGGGTGAAAGAATCGAACTGAAAGATCAAAGGATCGAACTGGACCGACAAATGATCGAACGGGAGGATCAAAGAATCGAACGACCAAAGTATCGAACTTGAAAATCAAAGGACCGTCcaggttgctcgaagcatggtacAGGTTAGCGCCAAcaattggttaagaagtatagAAACCGATGGTAGTTTACGCTAGTTAGCGTTAACCaggcttcgagcaactcgggcctgGAGGATATAAGTATCGAACAGGTGGAACTGCAGGAACAAAGAATAAGCTTCCTTTTCTATCACGTAGTCCGAAGAGAGCTTACAGTCTATTCCCCAGTTTCAAGAGATGCCTACGATGAGCTACAAGATATAAATGTCAAGCAAggaaacatgcaaaaaaaaaaagcataacCACTTACTAAGATatacattttgaaatcttcactttctgccattttttctttgaaatatttaagaCAGTTGGCCTCTTCCATGCAGTACGTGATGTACGGATCAAACTGACTGTCGAACTGAGAAGAGAAGGCAACAGCTCTTAATATCACTTAGAAAATTCTTACTGACTTATATTCAACAGGTGAGAGTGAATGCAAAACTATGATACTGTACCAGCTTCTGTTCTTATTGTAACTTCAaccaacaagaaaaaactaaCAATTCACTTGACCTGATTTTGATTTCATTCACTGTATCTGTCGTAGCtcaaatcaaattgaattGAACATAGTTTGTTTCTCAATGTGCTAGTAAAATTAAAGGAGGTCTGTCACGCTACTTTGCATTACTTTAGAATCCTGAAATATGTCTTCACGTTCGTTAATggaaacaataacagaaaagaTGAAGTTTGTTTACTGAAGACTAAGTAACTGTGCTGGGACTGTTTCTTGCTTTCTGTTGTGGTAGATGACCAGGATATGGAGATGGAttgcattttaaaaaattcagcagcctcaatttttttgctcAAACACATCTTtaaggcaaaaccaaaaatgtacCATGGATTACTCTTCTTGCAAAGAGATGATTGATGTCTTAGCCCTTAGTCTTATAGTTTTGGCGggaaaacagcaaaatgcCGTGACAGAGCTCCTTTAAAATAGGATGATAAATCATAAAGGAAATCAAGAATAAAGCAAGGGTGCTTTAGCAAACATTGAATTAAACAATTTCGCATCGTTATCGTGATTATTCTTATAAAACAAGCTTTGCCTTCAAGTTGCCAACCATTACATACCATGTTGAATCCACTTTCCATATCCAGTGGGTTGAGTGGATCTTGAGTTAGTCTTGCctttacaagaaaataataatacgtattttaaaattattaattttctttgagaGAAGAGTTatagaaattattattatcattattatttattattattattattgttatcagtACTATTATTTCACTTGAAGTCCCcttttttcacttctggtgCCAAGTTCATCCTTTGAACTTGAGGCATTCACAAGGTTGTGATAGATCAATAATTTACTATCTTTATTGTTCTCCACTTATGCAAACACTTAACAACTTAGACATGTCCTTAAATGTGACAACTTGACTCTAATGTCAGTCCTGCAAAGATCACGGTTTGTCCGTGGCCCATCAGATGCTTTGGTCATACCTCTTAGCTTTTCCAGGTTGGCTGGGATGCCTTCTTTAATTCCTTCATGGAATGCATGTTTGTCACTGACCTTCTTCAGGCATATTTGTCTAGTGACTAGTGTCTACATTGAAATCTTTGAGAtctgttttctctttattgAGATCTCAACATTGCAAtttaaaaccttgaaaaattaCTCACATTTTCAACGACTTTGCTGAGGTTTGCCATCCAAAATGCCAAGTTAATGGTGTAGATTTCCTCAATATTGCTAAACAGTTTGTTATCTTCTATCTgcaacagaaagaaaaaaaaaagttaaattgCTTTTCAGAAATATCCACAATCTTgagctaaaaaaacaaaacaaaaaaaaaacagatatgTGTAGGACTCAAGCTTGAGTTCTAAGACAGAAAGTGTGGCTTTTGTAGAGACTAAAATGACCTTAGAAGCACATACCTCTAACAGAAATCCCTCTTTTTGCAGATTTCTTAAGCACTGGACAAAGAGCTGTGATTGGACAAGATAATGacaatcatcatcatcatcatatttACGGTAAAACTCGCAGAAACCCCAAAAATATCCCTTCACTCATTCTATCGGACATGGCAACAGGCAGTTCTGTTGCATTGTGTGACTTCCCTCAGCTAATCAATTCAAGAACATGCAGGAAAGCCCAAGGCGGCTGAATGGTGTTGGGACTGCCACAGCAGACGATTGATAGCTGGCTCCTTCTTGCCTACTAATTAAGCCAGCAATGCCCACCAAACTGCTCCCCTCCCCACTGGTGCAGTTGAATACCAACAGGGGAAGTTAACGTCTTTTGTAGGTGGTTGTGCAGAAAAGTTAATAACCATCTCAGATAAAATCTACCTGACATAAAGTTCTCAAACTAATGACAGTTTCAGCCACAAATCTGCAGTTTACCTTCTTAATGACATGGAGTTTGGAGATGTAAGTTGCCTCTGTTGTCAGCATCTCCCAGATTGCTTCTTGTTGATCCTTctgcctttttgtcatgccCTGAACCACAAACAAAGTCCAAATGAGTAATCATTCCAATTTGGTTGACAATGGCAGAAAGATTTACATTTAATAATGCCTAACTGTGTGATGTTGCACTATACACACTGGCCAAACAAGACATAAGAGCTGGTCACACAAATATGTGAGGAAATCCACTTTAAGACAGACTTTTGTTTCTCTGCAATTATTGCAGAGTTGCAAACCAAAAAGTGCCATATCGTCGGACATTTCGCATTAGTTGTAAATACAAtcacactcgcttttagcattcttacgaagtttgacattaaatttctcgagaatgcttggggatttcatcgcggggtcacttagagaactgaagtacaatgagatgtttgaaatagcattcaagaagttaccgtgctgtgagtacatttttagtaaataatttttgcaagtaattgctcgaactttgaacggaatccgtcttaatattACTCTTACTCTAGAGTTCAATTACATGACGTTTCAGTTATACAATCAATTTATTTACCACAACTGTTCTCAAACACATGTACATTAACTCACTCAATTACCTTAATATGGCTTTCAGCCACAACTTCCGTCCATGATGTTTCCTGCATATgacacagcaaaaaaaaaaaattaccacagTGAAActcattaaaaaagaaattcattaaGATTTTGTACATTAAAAATTCACAAGGTTGTTGCAGCAAAGCATTTATGTTTTGGatgtaacaaaaataataatattaataattattattattctcacGCATGCTGGTGAGCCATACCAACTTACAAGTTTAATGACATCTTCAATCTCGTCCTTATAGTTGCAGTCATAGCTGGAATTCTCTTCCAGACCATACAAGGTATAACGCTCCAAAGAGTCTTTCAGTGGTCCCTGAAAAATATATCACGTCATTATTAACTGACACAGTAAATGCAGGGTTGTTGCAAACCATCAGACAGTTAATATTATCATGGTTGCTCTCTGGCAAGCCCTCCTAATGTTGCATAGAAGTAATAGAATTGTTGTGCCTTACCAAATGCTCACCATGCTAGAGTTCCAATGGCTGCTGTCATCGACTCAACATGCCTACCTAACCTGCAACCCTGCCACAACCCCCCCTATCCTTCGCCACAAGAGCCAAGCTTCAACAAGGCACCTAGTGTCCAGCAGAAAACTTAAATGGCAAGCActaagaaaatattgaaaggCTACACAAACAGAGTGGAAGAAGGTCCAGAAACACATAAACTAtacaaaataacttgcccactgggcaaaaaaaaatcctttgagCACATACTGTACGc
This sequence is a window from Acropora palmata chromosome 6, jaAcrPala1.3, whole genome shotgun sequence. Protein-coding genes within it:
- the LOC141883397 gene encoding pleckstrin homology domain-containing family G member 5-like isoform X6, with amino-acid sequence MPEIERQSYLSRTPSSHSTGSDSGNEDDVESESNHKVDKKNRGYSSGKRIFRINAATKRKPGRRHNTDDASRDFISIKFFDRKLGEFRIDMIPALKGKSLKESMEPLFEGQDFSFTTHSVFLDSSNTPLPLAFDTFPLGGNVLHVRANEDFKVDQRIIDIARDEKTVSEDVMSRPKSSSFMSRPGSFTTKTTKDKGGSVRKQESEENEKEGNKEEKLFQQFNKNTQRGKKSMEALFGKEFVNFQPQSGSPVLSGVGSPNSGGTMPRPKSANNRRPGLFTAPKTLKGPLKDSLERYTLYGLEENSSYDCNYKDEIEDVIKLETSWTEVVAESHIKGMTKRQKDQQEAIWEMLTTEATYISKLHVIKKLFVQCLRNLQKEGFLLEIEDNKLFSNIEEIYTINLAFWMANLSKVVENARLTQDPLNPLDMESGFNMFDSQFDPYITYCMEEANCLKYFKEKMAESEDFKMYILWCEDHSYCTDRLKLSDFLVKPMQRVTKYPLLVKAVYNKTHDSEVKERLEKMRDRVEAFVSKVNGAMRVRHELEKLQATADKIQNNYNVVEAVNEEMEKILQAHSTFDLTHPMPGLTIDEHRCLIHEGPLRLVEKAGRMDVYVFLFTDLLLITKAKRGDRFKVIKPPLQVDKLSLSQSKDQGTFLLIYVNEYNIAVQAFALQGTVTDQTQWIDAIKKAQKLYMVARLGQGSSHMVPVQPMSDSDLVSPSTYLGSESGQSSASPWKYRRKSSASSIIDDMSLESESDEESGLAMMTLNPRFRSDSVQTSGSSTQSFENKTKDVEPEEKGGNARRRSQADIMTSEEEKARQIGAMAKARSESLGKIARSPSAPEKERPRVVDISSLSRSSSAPQGPTPEQASSLREGIVLTRKAEEEEGSASSSSLSLNDSGGDPDIPSRKISGDHPTLPEAEQQPESESQSTDQLSTSEQDSSTEQETGQFSSVIEDSEHEHSDGEQRMEQELGLCFDAADEGASAEEASSAENLVETAPESHAPQCISDLFEPRVRPSDAQKQTPRIKSQLIAQHRIESAITQPEPPRKRISLPKRSSPVMTRKTRPDFLWRSHGNSDSDLNGILQRLRDSTIIADSGDATPSSSLERNSKTGAAKRSSETFPRSPVKPDKSHYPSSLDLTEYPHKKEKPSGSLSSSSSFLGSRKKSMSLSDLLNIGREVTSGRRKDKDSKNDNSAHQKTLEQLSPLSPSTDEDPISPTNTNESRKEEKKSRFSRLRRKTSRSNIKDGIASGPDLDPKRASRHFFKESLMLESSVGSSPK
- the LOC141883397 gene encoding pleckstrin homology domain-containing family G member 5-like isoform X3; the encoded protein is MPEIGQDDRDHHGKDEKKICQGKLCASNVLTEKEHAVKVCHHEDCQEQNQGNPLLLCSRCDEVNHLGAFSNHARFDIPERQSYLSRTPSSHSTGSDSGNEDDVESESNHKVDKKNRGYSSGKRIFRINAATKRKPGRRHNTDDASRDFISIKFFDRKLGEFRIDMIPALKGKSLKESMEPLFEGQDFSFTTHSVFLDSSNTPLPLAFDTFPLGGNVLHVRANEDFKVDQRIIDIARDEKTVSEDVMSRPKSSSFMSRPGSFTTKTTKDKGGSVRKQESEENEKEGNKEEKLFQQFNKNTQRGKKSMEALFGKEFVNFQPQSGSPVLSGVGSPNSGGTMPRPKSANNRRPGLFTAPKTLKGPLKDSLERYTLYGLEENSSYDCNYKDEIEDVIKLETSWTEVVAESHIKGMTKRQKDQQEAIWEMLTTEATYISKLHVIKKLFVQCLRNLQKEGFLLEIEDNKLFSNIEEIYTINLAFWMANLSKVVENARLTQDPLNPLDMESGFNMFDSQFDPYITYCMEEANCLKYFKEKMAESEDFKMYILWCEDHSYCTDRLKLSDFLVKPMQRVTKYPLLVKAVYNKTHDSEVKERLEKMRDRVEAFVSKVNGAMRVRHELEKLQATADKIQNNYNVVEAVNEEMEKILQAHSTFDLTHPMPGLTIDEHRCLIHEGPLRLVEKAGRMDVYVFLFTDLLLITKAKRGDRFKVIKPPLQVDKLSLSQSKDQGTFLLIYVNEYNIAVQAFALQGTVTDQTQWIDAIKKAQKLYMVARLGQGSSHMVPVQPMSDSDLVSPSTYLGSESGQSSASPWKYRRKSSASSIIDDMSLESESDEESGLAMMTLNPRFRSDSVQTSGSSTQSFENKTKDVEPEEKGGNARRRSQADIMTSEEEKARQIGAMAKARSESLGKIARSPSAPEKERPRVVDISSLSRSSSAPQGPTPEQASSLREGIVLTRKAEEEEGSASSSSLSLNDSGGDPDIPSRKISGDHPTLPEAEQQPESESQSTDQLSTSEQDSSTEQETGQFSSVIEDSEHEHSDGEQRMEQELGLCFDAADEGASAEEASSAENLVETAPESHAPQCISDLFEPRVRPSDAQKQTPRIKSQLIAQHRIESAITQPEPPRKRISLPKRSSPVMTRKTRPDFLWRSHGNSDSDLNGILQRLRDSTIIADSGDATPSSSLERNSKTGAAKRSSETFPRSPVKPDKSHYPSSLDLTEYPHKKEKPSGSLSSSSSFLGSRKKSMSLSDLLNIGREVTSGRRKDKDSKNDNSAHQKTLEQLSPLSPSTDEDPISPTNTNESRKEEKKSRFSRLRRKTSRSNIKDGIASGPDLDPKRASRHFFKESLMLESSVGSSPK